One region of Chryseobacterium sp. C-71 genomic DNA includes:
- a CDS encoding SDR family NAD(P)-dependent oxidoreductase, with protein sequence MSKLKNKVAVVTGASKGIGASIAKYFAAEGAKVVVNYASSKEDADKVVDEITKNGGTAIAVQGDVSKQEDVIRLFDETKNAFGTLDILVNNAGIYNYEPIEQVSAETFHQQFNINVLGSIFAIQSALKLFGEKGGNIINISSGASRSPLPTGSVYSATKTALDAFTVALSKEFAGRNIRINSILPGVVETEGSRSAGFIGSEFEAKLVSTTPLGRTGQPEDIAKVAVFIASDDAGWITGEQIAVSGGVYGF encoded by the coding sequence ATGAGTAAATTAAAAAATAAAGTAGCTGTTGTTACAGGTGCTTCAAAAGGAATAGGTGCATCAATCGCAAAATATTTTGCAGCAGAAGGTGCGAAAGTTGTGGTTAATTATGCTTCGAGTAAAGAAGATGCAGACAAAGTGGTCGACGAGATCACCAAAAATGGAGGAACAGCCATTGCTGTACAAGGAGATGTTTCTAAACAGGAAGACGTCATCAGACTGTTTGATGAAACCAAAAATGCTTTCGGCACATTGGATATTCTGGTTAACAATGCAGGAATTTACAACTACGAACCTATCGAACAGGTATCGGCAGAAACATTTCACCAGCAATTCAACATCAATGTTTTGGGATCAATTTTTGCGATTCAGTCGGCTTTGAAATTATTTGGAGAAAAAGGTGGAAACATCATCAACATCAGTTCCGGAGCAAGCAGATCACCCTTGCCGACAGGTTCGGTTTATTCTGCAACAAAAACAGCATTAGATGCTTTTACCGTTGCTCTGTCAAAAGAATTTGCAGGGAGAAATATCCGTATTAATTCAATTTTGCCTGGTGTGGTAGAAACAGAAGGTTCTCGCAGCGCAGGATTTATCGGTAGTGAATTTGAAGCCAAATTAGTCTCCACTACACCACTTGGACGTACCGGACAGCCAGAAGATATCGCAAAAGTTGCCGTATTTATTGCTTCTGATGATGCAGGATGGATTACGGGCGAGCAAATTGCCGTTTCCGGTGGAGTTTATGGTTTTTAA
- a CDS encoding helix-turn-helix domain-containing protein: MNCKPLKKEEHKKEMMAVQDSMDVLSGKWKIAIISSVCYYNKRRFSDILNDVIGISNKMLSKELKELEINKLIKRTVLETQPITVQYELTQHGKSLKTIINNLTDWGIAHRKEIIGNTSEAPGNSESQETVTADII; encoded by the coding sequence ATGAATTGTAAACCCCTTAAAAAAGAAGAACATAAGAAGGAAATGATGGCTGTTCAGGACTCTATGGATGTACTGAGTGGAAAATGGAAAATTGCCATTATCTCGTCAGTCTGTTATTATAACAAAAGAAGATTTTCGGATATTCTGAACGATGTCATTGGTATTTCTAACAAGATGTTGAGTAAAGAATTAAAAGAATTGGAAATCAATAAATTAATCAAAAGAACCGTTTTAGAAACCCAGCCTATAACTGTACAATACGAACTTACCCAGCATGGAAAATCCCTGAAAACGATTATCAATAATCTGACAGATTGGGGAATTGCACACAGAAAAGAAATTATTGGAAATACTTCTGAAGCTCCTGGTAATAGCGAATCGCAAGAAACAGTAACTGCAGATATAATTTAA
- the mnmA gene encoding tRNA 2-thiouridine(34) synthase MnmA, translating to MKVVVGLSGGVDSSVTAYLLQQQGHEVVALFMRNWNDASVTLEDECPWIEDSNDALMVAQKLGIPFQVIDMSDLYKERIVDYMFDEYQKGRTPNPDVLCNREVKFDVFMKTAMSLGADKVATGHYARVDSTFDENGKEIFHLLAGKDNNKDQSYFLCQLNQDQLSKALFPIGELTKPEVREIAKEIGLVTADKKDSQGLCFIGKVSLPQFLQQQLVPKEGEIVEIFKDSPLFSEEIPTFSSKEEELEFLSKKINYKKADGKVIGKHQGAQFFTIGQSKGLGIGGHKESCFIVSRDMENNIIFVGESHSFPGLHKKALKIDNSELHWVREDLRLKNGESMEVLGRFRYRQELQKSTIYQFENAFYMEFENPQSAIAEGQFASWYIDDELIGSGVIS from the coding sequence ATGAAAGTAGTAGTAGGCCTCTCTGGAGGTGTAGATTCGAGTGTTACAGCGTATTTGCTGCAGCAACAAGGTCACGAAGTTGTGGCTTTATTTATGAGAAACTGGAACGATGCTTCCGTAACTTTGGAAGACGAATGCCCATGGATTGAGGACAGCAATGATGCCTTAATGGTTGCCCAGAAATTGGGAATTCCGTTTCAGGTGATTGACATGAGCGATTTGTATAAGGAAAGAATCGTTGATTACATGTTTGATGAATATCAGAAAGGAAGAACTCCGAATCCTGATGTTTTGTGTAACAGAGAGGTGAAATTTGATGTTTTTATGAAAACGGCAATGTCTTTGGGTGCTGATAAAGTGGCAACCGGACATTACGCAAGAGTAGATTCTACTTTTGATGAAAACGGAAAGGAAATCTTTCATCTTTTGGCAGGAAAAGACAACAATAAAGACCAGTCTTATTTTCTTTGCCAGCTGAATCAGGATCAATTGTCTAAAGCTTTATTTCCGATTGGTGAACTAACAAAGCCTGAAGTAAGAGAAATTGCAAAAGAAATCGGATTGGTAACGGCTGATAAAAAAGATTCTCAGGGATTGTGTTTTATCGGAAAAGTAAGTTTACCTCAGTTTTTACAACAACAGTTGGTTCCGAAAGAAGGCGAAATTGTAGAGATTTTTAAAGATTCACCATTGTTTTCTGAAGAAATTCCAACATTTTCATCTAAAGAAGAAGAGCTTGAATTTTTAAGTAAAAAAATTAATTATAAAAAAGCCGACGGAAAAGTTATCGGAAAGCACCAAGGTGCTCAGTTTTTCACAATCGGACAAAGCAAAGGCCTAGGAATTGGCGGACATAAAGAAAGTTGTTTTATCGTTTCCAGAGACATGGAAAACAATATCATTTTCGTTGGTGAAAGTCACAGTTTCCCCGGTTTACATAAAAAAGCTTTAAAAATCGATAATTCTGAACTTCATTGGGTTCGAGAAGATCTAAGATTAAAAAACGGAGAATCAATGGAGGTTCTCGGAAGATTCCGTTACAGACAGGAACTTCAGAAATCGACAATTTATCAGTTTGAAAATGCCTTTTATATGGAATTTGAAAACCCTCAATCGGCTATCGCTGAAGGACAGTTTGCTTCGTGGTATATTGATGATGAATTGATTGGAAGCGGAGTTATTTCGTAA
- a CDS encoding ATP-dependent Clp protease ATP-binding subunit: MDYKFSQGLSQVFKQSKNEAKRLKSEFLNTEHLLLGIIKTENSAKEILQGLNADLTQIRRKIETLNTASLNPISEEVTNISFTKMADHSIKRAELECRQYKSNEINTVHLLLGILYKYEDPTSSILGAYDIDYEGVSREYQTMLKNSGQTPQNSAYDDDDDREEFEQMRKPTGNLGSAKSKTPTLDNFGRDLTSLARDGKLDPVIGREKEIERVSQILSRRKKNNPLLIGEPGVGKSAIAEGLALRIQQKKVSRVLFGKRVITLDLASLVAGTKYRGQFEERMKAIMTELEKNRDVILFIDELHTIVGAGSSTGSLDASNMFKPALARGEIQCIGATTLDEYRQYIEKDGALERRFQKVMVEPTNIEETIQILNQIKDKYEEHHNVVYTEEAILACVNLTSRYITDRFLPDKAIDAMDEAGSRVYIKNMKVPTEIIDFEKKIEDIKELKQKAVKAQDYLEARKLKDEEERLQMELNSAQDQWDKDVKEKKETVSEESVAEVVSMMSGVPVTKVGKNELDKLAGMDNNLNGKVIGQEDAVKKVVKAIQRNRAGLKDPNRPIGTFIFLGTTGVGKTELAKVMARELFDSDEALIRIDMSEYMEKFAVSRLVGAPPGYVGYEEGGQLTEAVRRKPYAVVLLDEIEKAHPDVFNILLQILDEGHVTDSLGRKIDFRNTIIILTSNIGTRDIKDFGDGVGFGTNAKKTNSDSRTRSTIENALKKAFAPEFLNRIDDIVIFNSLERTDISKIIDIELGKLYSRLEKLGYKVDLTTEAKDFISEKGWDKDFGARPLKRAIQKYIEDLLAEMLVNKQLTEGETVTLDLNEAKDGLEGKTQKTKKSAIEKS, encoded by the coding sequence ATGGATTATAAGTTTTCACAAGGTTTGAGCCAAGTGTTCAAACAAAGCAAAAATGAAGCTAAGCGGCTGAAAAGTGAATTTCTTAATACAGAACATCTACTTTTAGGTATTATAAAAACAGAAAACTCTGCAAAAGAAATCCTTCAAGGGCTCAACGCCGATTTAACACAAATCAGAAGAAAAATTGAAACTTTAAATACAGCAAGTCTAAATCCTATTTCTGAAGAGGTTACCAATATTTCATTCACCAAAATGGCAGATCATTCCATTAAACGTGCAGAATTAGAATGCAGACAATATAAAAGCAACGAGATCAATACCGTTCACTTGCTTTTGGGCATTTTATACAAATATGAGGATCCTACTTCAAGTATTTTGGGAGCTTACGACATTGACTATGAAGGAGTTTCAAGAGAATATCAAACGATGCTGAAAAATTCTGGTCAGACACCTCAAAACTCAGCTTACGATGACGACGACGACAGAGAAGAATTTGAGCAAATGAGAAAGCCTACAGGAAATTTAGGCTCTGCAAAAAGTAAAACTCCAACATTGGATAACTTTGGAAGAGACTTGACTTCTTTGGCTAGAGACGGGAAATTAGATCCTGTAATCGGTCGTGAGAAAGAAATTGAAAGAGTTTCTCAGATTTTATCTAGAAGAAAGAAAAACAATCCGTTGTTGATTGGTGAGCCTGGTGTTGGTAAATCTGCCATCGCTGAAGGTTTGGCTTTAAGAATTCAACAGAAAAAAGTTTCCAGAGTTCTTTTTGGTAAAAGAGTTATCACGCTTGATTTGGCAAGTTTAGTTGCCGGAACAAAATACCGTGGTCAGTTTGAAGAAAGAATGAAAGCCATCATGACGGAACTTGAAAAGAACCGTGATGTAATCTTATTCATCGATGAGTTGCACACAATTGTTGGAGCAGGAAGTTCTACAGGAAGTTTAGATGCTTCCAATATGTTCAAACCAGCTTTGGCAAGAGGAGAAATTCAATGTATTGGTGCTACAACTCTTGACGAGTACCGTCAGTACATCGAAAAAGATGGTGCTTTAGAAAGAAGATTCCAGAAAGTAATGGTAGAGCCTACCAATATTGAGGAAACAATTCAGATCTTGAATCAGATTAAAGATAAATATGAAGAGCATCACAATGTCGTGTATACTGAAGAAGCAATTCTTGCTTGTGTCAATTTGACATCAAGATACATTACAGACCGATTTTTACCGGACAAAGCAATTGATGCGATGGATGAAGCGGGATCTCGTGTTTATATTAAAAACATGAAAGTTCCTACTGAAATCATTGATTTTGAAAAGAAAATCGAAGACATCAAAGAACTAAAGCAAAAAGCTGTAAAAGCTCAGGATTATCTGGAAGCAAGAAAGCTGAAGGATGAAGAAGAGCGTTTGCAAATGGAATTAAATTCTGCTCAGGATCAGTGGGATAAAGACGTCAAAGAGAAGAAAGAAACGGTTTCTGAAGAAAGTGTTGCTGAAGTAGTATCAATGATGAGTGGTGTTCCTGTGACGAAAGTTGGTAAGAACGAGCTGGATAAATTGGCCGGAATGGATAATAATCTGAACGGAAAAGTAATAGGACAGGAAGACGCTGTAAAAAAGGTTGTGAAAGCAATCCAAAGAAACAGGGCCGGATTGAAAGACCCGAACAGACCGATTGGAACATTCATTTTCTTAGGAACAACGGGTGTTGGTAAAACCGAGCTGGCAAAAGTAATGGCAAGAGAACTCTTCGATTCTGATGAAGCTTTGATCAGAATTGATATGAGTGAATATATGGAGAAATTTGCGGTTTCTAGATTAGTTGGTGCGCCTCCGGGATACGTTGGATACGAAGAAGGTGGACAATTAACTGAAGCAGTGAGAAGAAAACCTTATGCGGTAGTTCTGTTGGATGAGATTGAAAAAGCGCATCCAGATGTGTTCAACATCTTGTTGCAAATCTTAGATGAAGGTCATGTTACTGATAGTTTAGGTAGAAAAATTGACTTCAGAAATACGATTATCATCCTTACTTCAAACATCGGAACCAGAGATATTAAAGACTTCGGTGATGGTGTAGGATTTGGTACGAATGCTAAGAAAACCAACTCAGATTCTAGAACAAGAAGTACGATTGAAAACGCTCTTAAAAAAGCATTTGCTCCGGAATTCCTAAACAGAATTGATGACATCGTTATCTTCAACTCTCTTGAAAGAACCGATATTTCTAAAATTATTGATATTGAATTAGGCAAACTATATTCAAGACTTGAAAAATTAGGGTATAAAGTAGATTTAACTACAGAAGCCAAAGATTTCATCTCTGAAAAAGGTTGGGACAAAGATTTTGGTGCACGACCATTGAAGAGAGCTATTCAGAAGTATATTGAAGATTTATTGGCAGAAATGTTGGTGAATAAACAATTAACTGAAGGAGAGACAGTAACTTTAGATTTAAATGAAGCTAAAGACGGATTAGAAGGAAAAACTCAGAAGACTAAAAAGTCTGCAATTGAGAAATCTTAA
- a CDS encoding uroporphyrinogen decarboxylase, protein MSSEITNYIGYAASVFIVLSFILKDLTKIRIVNLVGCICFVIYGIFSGLLWPIIIPNGVICFVQVYHLLTAKKK, encoded by the coding sequence ATGAGCTCCGAAATTACAAATTACATCGGCTATGCCGCTTCAGTTTTCATCGTTTTGAGTTTTATACTTAAAGATTTAACCAAAATCAGAATTGTCAATTTGGTAGGATGTATCTGTTTTGTTATCTACGGAATTTTCAGCGGTCTGCTTTGGCCGATTATTATTCCAAATGGAGTTATCTGTTTTGTACAGGTTTATCATTTATTGACAGCAAAGAAGAAATAA
- a CDS encoding glycosyltransferase, which produces MARKKVLTSAFSNLYTDQRIEKVCRTLHQNGYDVELIGNNWGGEEQMSRPYPFSRINLISKTLKTAYFEFNWKLYKELKKKADENTILHANDLDALLPNYLLSKKLNIPLIFDSHEIFSEMPAVQGKMSQKIWRYLQNKIVPNLKFMITASGSYAQWFHHKYGIKPVVVQNAPRKIDFKIEIPENNPKILLYQGAINPFRGIDKAILAMHHLENVVFKIAGDGPKKKEYEDLVIKENLQNKVKFLGKLLPEDLRKITLNVDVGMSIEENGGESYEFSLPNKVLDCIQARVPLILSPLPEMVNIKNQFDVGEIIENHQPENIARAVSLILNKGRKNYQPELENASEILCWENEEVKLLDVFETASL; this is translated from the coding sequence ATGGCTCGAAAAAAAGTATTGACTTCCGCATTCAGCAACCTTTACACCGACCAGAGAATCGAAAAAGTCTGCAGAACATTGCATCAAAACGGCTATGATGTTGAATTAATCGGTAACAATTGGGGTGGAGAAGAACAAATGTCTCGTCCATATCCTTTTTCAAGAATAAATCTTATTTCTAAAACTTTAAAAACTGCTTATTTTGAATTTAATTGGAAGCTTTATAAAGAATTGAAGAAAAAAGCTGACGAAAATACCATTCTTCACGCAAATGATTTGGATGCTTTACTGCCAAATTATCTCTTATCTAAAAAATTAAATATTCCCTTAATCTTTGACAGTCACGAAATTTTCTCGGAAATGCCTGCTGTTCAGGGTAAAATGTCTCAAAAAATATGGCGCTATCTGCAAAATAAAATTGTTCCGAATCTAAAATTCATGATTACCGCAAGCGGAAGTTATGCACAATGGTTTCATCATAAATACGGAATCAAACCTGTTGTCGTTCAAAATGCTCCTAGAAAAATTGATTTTAAAATAGAAATTCCAGAAAATAATCCGAAGATTCTTCTGTATCAGGGCGCAATTAATCCTTTTCGTGGAATTGATAAAGCAATCTTGGCAATGCATCATCTTGAAAATGTTGTTTTTAAAATTGCCGGCGATGGTCCGAAGAAAAAAGAATATGAGGATTTAGTTATCAAAGAAAACCTTCAGAATAAAGTTAAGTTTTTAGGAAAATTGCTTCCGGAAGATTTAAGAAAAATTACTTTAAACGTCGACGTAGGAATGAGCATTGAAGAAAACGGAGGCGAGAGTTACGAATTTTCTCTTCCTAATAAAGTTTTAGACTGCATTCAGGCAAGAGTTCCTCTAATTTTATCTCCGCTTCCTGAAATGGTAAATATCAAAAATCAATTTGATGTAGGCGAAATTATAGAAAATCATCAACCAGAAAATATTGCTAGAGCTGTAAGTTTAATTTTAAATAAAGGGCGAAAAAACTATCAACCTGAGTTGGAAAACGCTTCCGAAATTCTGTGTTGGGAAAATGAAGAGGTGAAATTGTTGGACGTTTTTGAAACAGCTTCCCTTTGA
- a CDS encoding SufE family protein — translation MTIKENQQEIIDEFAFLEDWEQKYEYIIDLGKELKGLPEDKKTDDNLIKGCQSKVWIDAEYKDGKLFFNADSDGILPKGIVSLLVSIYSGHSTQEILDSDFEFISEIGLQEFLSPSRANGLMAMTKQIKFYAVAYQLKS, via the coding sequence ATGACCATAAAAGAAAATCAGCAGGAAATAATCGACGAATTTGCTTTTCTTGAAGACTGGGAGCAGAAATATGAGTATATCATTGATCTGGGTAAAGAACTTAAAGGTCTTCCGGAGGACAAGAAAACTGATGACAATCTGATTAAAGGTTGCCAAAGTAAAGTCTGGATTGATGCTGAATACAAAGATGGAAAACTATTTTTCAATGCAGATTCTGACGGAATTCTGCCAAAAGGAATCGTTTCTTTGCTGGTAAGCATTTACAGCGGCCATTCTACACAGGAAATTCTGGATTCTGATTTTGAATTTATTTCTGAAATCGGATTGCAGGAATTTTTATCCCCTTCCAGAGCCAACGGACTAATGGCAATGACCAAACAGATCAAATTTTATGCAGTTGCATATCAACTGAAATCTTAG
- a CDS encoding glycosyltransferase family 9 protein, producing the protein MRILAYRFSAFGDVAMTVPVFREFLEQNPEVEIVMVSRSNFKALYAGIPNVIFKGIDLDDYKGFLGLRRLSKELLKEFRPDYITDLHDVIRTKILDKIYARKGLKVFKINKGKEEKEELTDVWNLNKKQLKSTVERYADVFRDMGFTVELSHQLRPISDKKSGIGFAPFAQHKGKMLPLEKSFELIKILAEKHTIYFFGGGKKEIETLESWVKQIPNTQSLAGKLNLSEELNRISQLEVMISMDSANMHLASIVGTRCVSIWGSTHPYAGFLGFGQSEDDVVQINDLTCRPCSVFGDKECYRGDWACLEEIHVQQIIDKI; encoded by the coding sequence ATTAGAATTTTAGCATATCGTTTTTCCGCTTTTGGAGATGTAGCCATGACAGTTCCTGTTTTTCGGGAATTTCTGGAGCAAAATCCGGAGGTGGAAATTGTAATGGTTTCTCGAAGCAATTTTAAGGCTTTATATGCTGGTATTCCGAATGTTATCTTCAAAGGAATCGATCTTGATGATTACAAAGGTTTTTTAGGACTTCGAAGATTGTCTAAAGAATTATTGAAGGAGTTTCGTCCGGATTATATTACAGATTTGCATGATGTAATACGCACAAAGATTTTAGATAAAATTTATGCGCGAAAAGGGTTGAAAGTCTTCAAAATCAATAAAGGAAAAGAAGAGAAAGAAGAACTTACAGATGTTTGGAATTTAAACAAAAAACAACTCAAATCTACAGTAGAACGGTACGCTGATGTTTTTCGGGATATGGGATTTACAGTAGAACTTTCGCATCAATTAAGGCCAATTTCTGATAAAAAATCTGGAATTGGTTTTGCGCCTTTTGCCCAACATAAAGGTAAAATGTTGCCGCTGGAAAAATCTTTCGAACTCATAAAAATTTTAGCAGAAAAGCATACCATTTACTTTTTCGGTGGTGGAAAAAAAGAAATAGAAACTCTTGAAAGCTGGGTGAAACAAATTCCAAACACTCAAAGTTTAGCCGGAAAACTTAATCTCTCTGAAGAACTGAATAGAATTTCTCAACTTGAAGTAATGATTTCGATGGATTCAGCTAATATGCATTTAGCGAGTATTGTAGGAACTCGTTGCGTTTCTATTTGGGGATCCACGCATCCTTATGCGGGGTTTTTAGGTTTCGGCCAAAGTGAGGATGATGTTGTCCAAATTAATGATCTCACTTGCAGACCCTGTTCTGTTTTTGGTGATAAGGAATGCTATCGTGGAGATTGGGCTTGCCTGGAGGAAATACACGTACAGCAAATCATTGATAAAATTTAA
- a CDS encoding glycosyltransferase has product MKLSVCIPVYNFDVRELVFDLKKEIEENRIDAEIILIDDASDENFKTINRELQNEVKNFILLEKNIGRSKIRNLFLQYAEGDYLLFLDCDAKIENRDFLSNYLNEINQDNRVEVIYGNFKISPLYSQSLRNKYSVEREIFPGNNSTDFAVFKTVNFVIKKEVFRKFPFHEELIHYGYEDYVFAKKMELGNVKFSAINNPVIHIDETANDVFLDKTKTAIDSLYQLSQNSENLIYIKDIKVFFIAQKLKKKNLGTLFLFFYSILEKNLIKNLLSNKPNLRSLDFFKLGLLLRKMR; this is encoded by the coding sequence ATGAAGCTTTCTGTATGTATTCCGGTCTATAATTTTGATGTTCGGGAACTTGTTTTCGACCTGAAAAAAGAAATTGAAGAGAATCGTATAGATGCAGAAATTATTTTAATTGATGATGCTTCTGATGAAAATTTCAAAACAATTAATAGAGAACTTCAAAACGAAGTAAAGAACTTTATCTTACTCGAAAAAAATATCGGAAGATCGAAAATACGTAATCTTTTTTTACAATATGCTGAAGGTGATTATTTGCTTTTTTTAGATTGTGATGCTAAAATTGAAAACAGGGATTTTCTATCTAATTATTTAAATGAAATTAATCAGGATAATCGAGTAGAGGTTATTTATGGCAACTTCAAAATTTCCCCACTGTACTCACAAAGTTTGCGAAATAAATATTCAGTTGAAAGAGAAATTTTTCCAGGAAATAATTCGACAGATTTTGCGGTTTTCAAAACGGTCAATTTTGTCATTAAGAAAGAGGTTTTTAGAAAGTTTCCATTTCATGAAGAGTTGATTCATTACGGATATGAAGATTACGTTTTTGCTAAAAAGATGGAACTTGGGAATGTGAAATTTTCTGCAATTAATAATCCGGTCATTCATATTGATGAAACCGCCAATGATGTTTTTTTAGATAAAACGAAAACCGCAATAGATTCATTGTATCAACTTTCTCAAAATTCTGAAAACCTCATCTACATAAAAGATATTAAAGTGTTTTTCATAGCTCAAAAGCTGAAAAAAAAGAATTTAGGCACCTTGTTTCTATTCTTTTATAGTATCTTGGAAAAGAATTTAATTAAAAATCTTCTTTCGAATAAACCAAATTTAAGAAGTCTTGATTTTTTTAAGCTAGGATTACTTCTACGAAAGATGAGGTAG
- a CDS encoding folylpolyglutamate synthase/dihydrofolate synthase family protein, translating into MTNEEYQEAVEWLFVQAPNYQIDGEKAYKPGLDNITKLCDFFGNPQEKIECIHIGGTNGKGSTSNMLASVLQESGYKIGLYNSPHLIDFTERIKINGENCDKEFVFQFIQRLKTLPEDILPSFFEFTTIMAFEYFHQKKVDFAIIEVGLGGRLDSTNIIKPLVSAITNVQLDHQNILGNTIEEIAFEKAGIIKTDVPVIFGDDNEVVKNIIKVKAEKENTIFIDATLLKTNLKSDLKGKYQEKNIRVVLALVEELRKLDVKIYDENLEKGLLNVHQNTGFIGRWFEFSQNPLTICDTGHNQAGLEYVFSQLNSIPKHKHIVLGFVNDKKIDDVMTILPENSEFYFAKPSINRGRNPKEYEDLLLQAKIIYKIFDSVQEAYLSAKQQATPEDLIFIGGSNFVVGEFLEKNLTDIK; encoded by the coding sequence ATGACAAACGAAGAATATCAGGAAGCCGTTGAGTGGCTTTTCGTTCAAGCTCCAAATTATCAGATAGATGGTGAAAAAGCTTACAAACCAGGACTTGATAATATTACAAAACTCTGCGATTTTTTTGGTAATCCGCAGGAGAAGATTGAATGCATTCACATTGGTGGTACCAACGGAAAGGGTTCTACCAGCAATATGCTGGCATCTGTTCTTCAGGAATCGGGTTATAAAATTGGTTTGTACAATTCGCCTCATCTGATTGATTTCACCGAAAGAATTAAAATAAATGGTGAAAACTGTGATAAAGAATTTGTTTTTCAATTTATTCAAAGGCTGAAAACCTTACCGGAAGATATTCTGCCCTCTTTTTTTGAATTTACAACGATTATGGCGTTCGAATATTTTCATCAAAAGAAAGTTGATTTTGCTATCATTGAAGTTGGTTTGGGAGGAAGATTAGATTCTACGAATATCATTAAACCATTAGTTTCTGCAATCACCAATGTTCAGCTTGATCATCAGAATATTTTAGGAAATACCATTGAAGAAATTGCTTTTGAAAAAGCAGGAATTATTAAGACAGATGTTCCGGTGATTTTTGGTGATGATAATGAAGTAGTTAAAAATATTATTAAAGTTAAAGCTGAAAAAGAAAACACGATTTTCATTGACGCTACTCTATTAAAAACAAATTTAAAATCAGATTTAAAGGGAAAATACCAGGAAAAGAACATTCGGGTTGTTTTAGCCTTAGTTGAAGAGCTTAGAAAATTAGATGTAAAAATTTATGACGAAAATCTAGAAAAGGGATTGCTAAATGTCCATCAGAACACTGGATTCATCGGCCGCTGGTTTGAATTTTCACAAAATCCTTTGACGATTTGTGACACGGGACACAACCAAGCGGGATTGGAATATGTTTTTTCACAATTAAATTCCATCCCGAAACACAAACATATCGTTTTAGGTTTCGTGAATGACAAGAAAATTGATGATGTCATGACGATACTTCCCGAAAATTCTGAGTTCTATTTTGCAAAACCGTCGATAAATAGAGGTCGCAACCCCAAAGAATATGAAGATTTATTACTTCAAGCAAAAATAATTTATAAAATTTTTGATTCTGTGCAAGAAGCCTATCTTTCTGCAAAACAACAAGCTACACCAGAAGATTTGATTTTTATTGGCGGAAGCAACTTTGTAGTCGGAGAATTTTTAGAAAAAAACTTGACTGATATAAAATAA